One genomic window of Carassius auratus strain Wakin chromosome 14, ASM336829v1, whole genome shotgun sequence includes the following:
- the LOC113114183 gene encoding cationic amino acid transporter 3-like, translating to MAENKLASFGKMLLRRRMLDTSQDETRFARCLTTLDLIALGVGATLGAGVYVLAGEVAREKAGPAIVLSFLIAALSSVLAGLCYAEFGARVPKTGSAYLYSYVTVGEIWAFITGWNLILSYVIGTASVARAWSSTFDNLVNKTISDFFTDYMSFPDTGKVLAKYPDVFALILVILLTGLLAFGVSESALVNKIFTGINLVVLIFVIISGFVKGNTANWSLTVEDYINSTNNYNPEKIEKDFGSGGFAPFGVSGILTGAATCFYAFVGFDCIATTSEEAKNPKRSIPIGIVASLLICFFAYFGVSAALTLMMPYYKLDVHSPLPEAFQYVQWGPARYIVAVGSLCALSTSLLGSMFPMPRVIYAMAEDGLLFRSLSRMHKKTKTPLLATIVSGIVAALMAFLFDLAALVDLMSIGTLLAYTLVAVCVLILRYQPGSLGSSGANEKPMELQRLEAKGGMADVDSGDEYGQDLETTPLKERFSFRMLVQPICDVPTKISGIIVYAATGTISVLFTLLCVVLAVFGEQVVTGSPLYITLVVLLSLLSSVCILIIWRQPQSKEVLTFKVPLLPILPLVSIFVNIYLMMQLDGPTWIRFAVWMVIGFIIYFAYGIRHSSEGKNNSTEKFEPILQAKKPVCLTEDESEHERATP from the exons ATGGCTGAGAATAAGCTGGCCTCCTTTGGGAAGATGCTGCTGAGGCGTCGCATGCTGGACACGTCTCAGGACGAGACCCGCTTTGCTCGCTGTCTCACCACTCTTGACCTCATAGCCCTCGGGGTCGGGGCCACACTGGGTGCAGgggtctatgtcctggctggggAAGTGGCCCGAGAGAAGGCTGGACCTGCCATCGTGCTTTCCTTCCTCATTGCGGCATTGTCGTCTGTCCTCGCTGGTTTGTGCTATGCTGAATTTGGCGCACGTGTTCCCAAGACGGGGTCCGCTTACCTGTACAGCTACGTAACAGTGGGTGAAATATGGGCCTTCATCACGGGATGGAACCTCATTCTGTCATACGTGATTG GCACAGCCAGTGTGGCACGGGCTTGGAGCTCAACGTTTGACAATCTAGTGAACAAAACCATCTCTGATTTCTTCACTGATTACATGTCGTTTCCAGACACTGGAAAAGTGCTAGCCAAGTATCCAGATGTGTTTGCTCTCATCCTGGTCATATTGCTCACTG GATTATTGGCATTTGGAGTGAGTGAGTCTGCACTCGTCAACAAGATCTTCACAGGAATCAACCTGGTGGTTCTGATATTTGTTATTATATCGGGCTTTGTGAAAGGCAACACTGCCAACTGGAGCCTCACTGTGGAGGACTACATTAACAGCACAAACAACTACAATCCAGA GAAAATTGAAAAAGATTTTGGCTCGGGTGGTTTTGCACCATTTGGCGTCAGTGGAATCCTGACTGGTGCTGCTACTTGTTTCTATGCATTTGTGGGTTTCGACTGCATCGCAACCACAA GTGAGGAGGCCAAAAACCCCAAGCGTTCCATCCCGATCGGCATAGTGGCCTCTCTGCTCATCTGCTTCTTTGCCTACTTCGGAGTGTCAGCAGCGCTCACACTCATGATGCCCTATTACAAGCTGGATGTTCATAGTCCCCTTCCAGAGGCCTTTCAATATGTGCAATGGGGCCCCGCTCGCTATATTGTGGCGGTGGGGTCTCTGTGCGCCCTTTCCACCAG CTTGTTAGGCTCCATGTTCCCTATGCCTCGTGTGATTTATGCCATGGCTGAGGATGGTTTGCTCTTTCGCTCCCTCTCCCGCATGCACAAGAAAACCAAGACACCTTTGCTGGCCACCATTGTGTCTGGCATCGTAGCAG CTCTGATGGCCTTTCTGTTTGATCTCGCCGCATTAGTGGACTTGATGTCAATTGGGACCCTGCTGGCGTACACTCTAGTTGCTGTGTGTGTACTCATTCTCCG GTACCAGCCAGGCAGTCTCGGTTCCAGTGGTGCGAATGAGAAGCCGATGGAACTGCAGAGGCTGGAGGCTAAAGGAGGCATGGCAGATGTGGATAGTGGTGATGAGTACGGCCAGGACCTGGAGACAACACCCCTTAAAGAGAGGTTTTCCTTCAGGATGCTGGTGCAGCCCATCTGTGACGTACCCACCAAGATTTCGGGCATCATTGTTTACGCTGCAACTGGCACCATAT CGGTGCTGTTCACTCTGCTGTGTGTGGTGCTGGCAGTGTTCGGAGAGCAGGTGGTGACGGGCAGCCCTCTTTATATCACTTTGGTTGTTCTCCTGtctcttctgtcttctgtctgcaTCCTCATCATCTGGCGACAGCCCCAGAGTAAAGAGGTTCTCACTTTCAAG GTGCCTTTGCTCCCTATTCTGCCATTGGTCAGTATCTTTGTGAATATTTACCTCATGATGCAATTGGATGGACCTACATGGATTCGTTTTGCCGTATGGATGGTTATTG GCTTTATTATCTATTTTGCATATGGAATAAGGCACAGCTCTGAGGGTAAAAACAATTCCACAGAAAAGTTTGAGCCCATCCTTCAAGCCAAGAAACCAGTCTGCCTGACTGAAGATGAGAGTGAACACGAGAGGGCCACACCTTGA
- the LOC113114181 gene encoding ubiquitin-like protein 3, translating into MTSQRDPDTVNLRLILVSGKTQDFTFSPNDSATDISRHVFENWPAGWEEESVSSPSILRLIFQGRFLHGNVTLGALKLPPGRTTVMHLVARETLPEPNSHGQRNREKTTESSCCLLL; encoded by the exons ATGACCTCTCAGAGAGACCCGGACACA GTGAATCTACGGCTGATCCTTGTGAGTGGGAAGACACAGGATTTCACTTTCTCTCCCAATGACTCCGCCACAGACATTTCCCGGCATGTTTTTGAGAACTGGCCGGCAG GCTGGGAGGAGGAGAGTGTGAGCAGTCCCAGCATCCTGAGGCTGATCTTCCAGGGCCGCTTCCTGCATGGCAATGTCACACTAGGAG CTCTGAAGTTGCCCCCTGGCCGAACAACTGTCATGCACTTGGTTGCCAGAGAGACACTGCCAGAGCCGAACTCCCATG GCCAGAGGAACAGGGAGAAGACTACAGAGAGCAGCTGCTGTCTACTGCTGTAA